In the genome of Blastopirellula retiformator, the window GAGATCGAAAACGTCGTCCCCATTGGCGCCGGCTATGGCGTCCCTTCCGACGTCGATGAGGTCGAGTTTTCGCTGGCGGGTCATCCTGACTCAAGAATGACCATGGGAGTGAGCCACTATTACGTTACCGACGACTACATCTATGGGCCATCGTCCCCAAATCGAATCCTACAGATTCGCGACCGGAAGGTTTTCGCCATGGTTGAGCACATCATCACAGACCCGCAGGGAAATCGCTGGAGGATGATTCTCAATGATAAACCTGGCTTGCGCTGCGATTTCAATGGCCGTTTGAACGAACTGATCCCGCTGGAGATCAAAAGCATCGACGCACTCGTGCAGCACTACGACGAGCTAGCCGATATCGTGGAAAAATGGCCAGGCCCCGACAATCCCGGCAAACATACCAATGTCGATGGTTCGACGATTACGTACTTGGTTGAGGAATCGCCCACCGCGAGCCACTAATCACGAACAGAGAACGCCCCTCTCGCCATGACCATCGAACAGGTCCATTTCGGCCTCTTTTACATCCTGTCGATTCCGCTGTGCTTGCTGGGCGTTTCGGCCGGACTGGCGGCGGTGGCGTATGCCTGTTGGGGGCGGTTTGAGCGGGCGAAGTGGCTGGGGAAAATGTGCGTCACGGTCGGCGGGGTCAGCGGGTTTTGGCTGGGCGCGGTCAGCGTGGGGCTCGAGTTTTCTTATCCGTGGATCTTCGCGATTCCAGCGCTGTTGGGAGGCGTTGCGCTTGCGCTTTCTTATCTCTATCGAAATTCGCCGCCCCTGGCGCGGTTTCAATTTACGATACCGATGTTGCTCTACGCGACGGTGCTGGCGGCGATTGTTGCATGCGGTGCGAAGCTCTGGCTGGTCGACGATACCGATTACACGCGGCGCAATGAAATCCGCGCGAATTTGGCGCGGATGAATTCGATCTCTGGCACGCGGGTGCTGGGACCCATTATCGGCCGATACGATGGAGAGGAGTACGTCCCTCATGAGATTGAATTCTCACTCTCCGGACGGCCCGATACTTTGGTGAAGATCTTTGCGGATGAGCGGTTGCGAACCTGCGACTCCGATGAACCGCTGCGGAAAGTCGTCCTGCATCAGGTTGGTCGCGTGCGGTTTCGGGCGACG includes:
- a CDS encoding MFS transporter, with protein sequence MTIEQVHFGLFYILSIPLCLLGVSAGLAAVAYACWGRFERAKWLGKMCVTVGGVSGFWLGAVSVGLEFSYPWIFAIPALLGGVALALSYLYRNSPPLARFQFTIPMLLYATVLAAIVACGAKLWLVDDTDYTRRNEIRANLARMNSISGTRVLGPIIGRYDGEEYVPHEIEFSLSGRPDTLVKIFADERLRTCDSDEPLRKVVLHQVGRVRFRATVDSSQMDYPIEVMGINVGPNGLFADQFPFPLRSIDDFVDHYDELVKIFETWPREDQPGRFAYEIDGVEYGEIEYWATEEPLGR